A part of Paenibacillus sp. IHBB 10380 genomic DNA contains:
- a CDS encoding HAD family hydrolase, whose translation MNTRQQILFDLDDTLIHCNKYFGLILGQFVEVIQEWFADHEITTEDIRKKQIEIDIASVHNVGFKSGNFPRSLIETYRFFSNKYNRKMDRLEEVYLHKLGLSIYDQEVEPYPGMVETLESLKSKGHHLYLYTGGETAIQQRKIDQMKLSMYFDDRIYIREHKNVSSLEQIISNGNFNRESTWMIGNSLRTDVIPALTAGLCSIYIKISNEWEYNIVDLEQTPDHILYTVGSIEEVPEAIQHKITNDTKQRTLN comes from the coding sequence TTGAATACAAGGCAGCAAATCCTATTTGATCTGGATGATACACTCATCCACTGTAATAAGTATTTTGGACTCATACTCGGGCAATTCGTTGAAGTTATTCAGGAATGGTTCGCTGATCATGAAATAACAACCGAAGACATCAGGAAAAAGCAGATCGAAATTGACATTGCTTCTGTCCATAACGTTGGATTCAAGAGTGGAAACTTTCCACGTTCTCTCATTGAAACCTATCGTTTCTTCAGCAACAAATATAACCGCAAAATGGATCGTCTCGAAGAAGTGTACCTTCATAAACTCGGCCTAAGTATTTATGACCAAGAAGTGGAGCCCTATCCAGGGATGGTGGAGACGCTCGAGTCCTTAAAAAGTAAGGGTCATCATCTCTACCTATATACAGGTGGGGAAACGGCTATTCAGCAACGGAAAATCGATCAAATGAAATTAAGTATGTATTTCGATGATCGAATCTATATTCGAGAACATAAAAACGTGAGTAGCCTTGAACAAATTATTAGCAATGGGAACTTCAACCGTGAATCCACATGGATGATTGGAAATTCCCTTAGAACCGATGTGATCCCCGCACTCACCGCTGGATTATGCAGTATCTACATCAAAATTTCCAACGAATGGGAGTATAACATTGTAGATCTAGAACAGACACCTGATCACATTCTATATACAGTGGGTTCTATTGAAGAAGTTCCCGAGGCCATTCAACATAAAATAACAAATGACACTAAGCAACGGACCCTAAATTAA
- a CDS encoding RNA polymerase sigma factor produces MLCQIAKNTYFSYRDKQERFTTNCSTETASENCIEESLLIKEEAFRIHKALHGLNEPYKEVFTLRVFGELSFAQIIQIFERIESWSRVTFHRAKRKVQDLLREE; encoded by the coding sequence ATGCTTTGTCAAATTGCTAAAAATACATACTTTTCTTATCGTGATAAGCAAGAGCGGTTTACAACAAATTGTTCAACTGAAACAGCAAGTGAGAACTGTATCGAAGAATCGCTACTTATTAAGGAAGAAGCTTTCCGTATTCATAAGGCATTACATGGATTAAATGAGCCATATAAAGAAGTGTTTACTTTAAGGGTGTTCGGAGAACTGTCCTTTGCCCAAATAATCCAAATTTTTGAGAGAATAGAAAGTTGGTCTAGGGTTACATTCCACCGAGCGAAAAGAAAAGTACAAGACCTTCTAAGGGAGGAATAG
- a CDS encoding DUF4179 domain-containing protein produces the protein MKDIYELLNDINIDETEFEEIEVNELEKAKVKSALKKSLSMKKKIKSWKKNVAVASIIIILSCTTFGITFPAYASSIPVIGDIFSFLNNGGTGSSLYNNYKEHSTEMNVTKESKGIKVTMNDAIYDGNTVSLTYSIESEQDLGENLMIHGNPTFEESKGMAGSSKISKVDEHHYVGIYNATNLTSNMEDTVKIKWDLDSIFIQDMQEEIIGDWEFDFTLKATDSRVQFIAQSAEQDGVKVNIEKISINPMSFIVYYGQQVSDEVRNKWHEVYVELEIKDDLGNFYSGEGNGGLGKDSYTMSLSKTFEKLEQHATKLIVTPHITLRSHNPDNYGSVEITESGPKEIPIPTKSGVGKEDFVLQDIIIELKK, from the coding sequence ATGAAGGATATTTATGAATTATTAAATGATATAAACATAGACGAAACTGAATTTGAGGAAATCGAAGTAAATGAACTTGAGAAGGCTAAAGTGAAAAGTGCTCTAAAAAAATCATTAAGTATGAAGAAGAAAATAAAGAGTTGGAAAAAGAATGTTGCTGTAGCTTCCATTATAATCATCTTATCATGTACAACGTTCGGAATAACGTTCCCTGCTTATGCTAGTAGCATTCCTGTAATAGGAGACATTTTCAGCTTTTTGAATAATGGAGGAACTGGTTCAAGTCTTTATAATAATTATAAGGAACATTCCACCGAAATGAATGTGACAAAAGAAAGTAAGGGCATCAAAGTAACGATGAATGATGCGATTTATGATGGGAACACCGTATCATTAACTTATTCTATAGAAAGTGAACAAGATTTAGGCGAAAACCTCATGATCCATGGCAATCCAACGTTTGAAGAGTCCAAAGGGATGGCAGGCAGCTCAAAAATTTCGAAAGTGGATGAACATCATTATGTAGGCATTTATAATGCTACAAACTTAACTAGTAACATGGAAGATACAGTAAAAATAAAATGGGATTTAGACAGCATCTTCATTCAAGATATGCAGGAAGAGATCATAGGGGATTGGGAATTTGATTTTACTCTAAAAGCTACGGATAGCAGAGTGCAATTCATTGCTCAAAGTGCAGAACAAGATGGAGTAAAAGTAAATATAGAGAAAATATCTATCAACCCGATGTCTTTTATTGTATATTACGGCCAACAGGTTTCTGACGAGGTAAGAAACAAATGGCACGAGGTATATGTCGAATTAGAAATTAAAGATGATTTAGGGAATTTCTACTCTGGTGAAGGTAATGGAGGATTAGGCAAAGATTCTTATACGATGAGCTTGAGTAAAACATTCGAAAAGTTGGAACAGCATGCAACGAAGCTTATAGTAACTCCCCATATCACATTAAGGAGTCACAATCCTGATAATTATGGTTCTGTAGAAATAACGGAAAGTGGACCAAAGGAAATTCCAATACCAACAAAATCTGGTGTGGGGAAAGAAGACTTTGTATTACAAGACATCATTATTGAATTAAAGAAATAG
- a CDS encoding DUF6483 family protein produces MMNQRDYILRLIESLTEGIAFMLGLKKEKKEEQALEYLNELMIQSIQLNSKMVNSLSERDLLGMLSINGVLRMDSVAGIALLLKEEGDIYEQLGQHETAGKRLQRALSLMLEVMIREPDLQFINIRDETEQLIERLGPSLPTKIERKRFSYYEVIGRYDLAENVLFHQLRLSAKSDWLQAGKALYERLLRLKDEQLVEGGLPRDEVLQSYSELTNM; encoded by the coding sequence ATGATGAATCAGCGTGACTACATACTTCGTTTAATCGAGAGTTTGACAGAAGGTATTGCATTTATGCTGGGTTTGAAAAAAGAAAAAAAAGAAGAGCAAGCGTTGGAATATCTTAACGAACTGATGATTCAATCTATTCAACTTAATTCTAAGATGGTTAATTCATTAAGTGAAAGAGATCTTTTAGGAATGCTTTCGATTAATGGAGTTCTTCGGATGGATAGTGTGGCGGGTATTGCATTATTGTTAAAAGAAGAAGGGGATATATATGAGCAGCTTGGACAACACGAGACAGCAGGCAAACGCTTGCAACGCGCATTGTCTCTCATGTTGGAAGTTATGATAAGAGAGCCTGACTTGCAATTCATTAATATTCGAGATGAAACGGAACAATTAATTGAACGACTTGGCCCCAGCCTACCAACTAAAATAGAACGAAAGCGATTTAGTTATTACGAAGTCATCGGACGGTATGATCTTGCTGAAAATGTGCTATTTCATCAACTTAGACTATCAGCTAAATCGGATTGGCTACAGGCGGGGAAAGCACTTTATGAAAGATTGCTACGACTGAAAGATGAACAACTTGTAGAAGGAGGATTGCCGCGAGACGAAGTACTGCAATCCTACTCTGAGTTGACTAATATGTAA
- a CDS encoding zf-HC2 domain-containing protein, which produces MGQISCEIIKDLLPLYYDEVCSKESAAIVEEHLAACQSCQMDLDSIKATISLPEEVVEQNFKDSNALKGIAISWHRAKLKAFVKGLIGATLVSIAVIGCMVLFQWDIMKVASDVVEITDVSKLSNGSIVYHVKLTDGYGVDRLNYDMDENGNFYVTPLRPIIKTKTKFDIGFQNEYYTLGEIEKKILSRKIWR; this is translated from the coding sequence ATGGGACAAATATCATGTGAGATAATTAAAGATTTACTGCCATTGTATTATGACGAGGTGTGCAGCAAAGAAAGTGCCGCAATCGTTGAAGAACATCTTGCAGCATGCCAGAGTTGCCAAATGGATTTAGATTCAATCAAGGCAACTATCAGCTTACCTGAAGAAGTTGTTGAACAAAATTTTAAGGATAGTAATGCTTTAAAAGGTATTGCGATCTCATGGCATCGTGCTAAATTAAAGGCATTTGTCAAAGGACTCATTGGTGCGACGCTAGTGTCAATTGCCGTCATTGGTTGTATGGTGCTATTTCAATGGGATATTATGAAAGTAGCATCTGACGTTGTAGAAATTACCGATGTAAGCAAATTATCCAATGGCAGTATCGTTTATCATGTAAAGTTAACAGATGGTTATGGCGTAGATAGATTGAACTATGATATGGATGAAAACGGGAACTTTTATGTGACGCCGTTACGTCCAATCATCAAAACAAAGACTAAATTTGATATTGGTTTTCAAAATGAGTATTATACGTTAGGTGAAATTGAAAAAAAGATTTTATCGAGAAAAATATGGCGATGA
- a CDS encoding sigma-70 family RNA polymerase sigma factor — protein sequence MKSNDTNFIRRLQRQEEDALEFIVDKYLPLIKGVTYKILAPLNNNGVMEECINDVFLSIWNNSKKFNGDSNDFKKWICAIAKFKSIDYYRKASKKVEFTSDYIDLNTGKSAEDELMMLEDRTELITLINQLEPVERDIFIMKFFLGLNTEEISTKLGMTKAAIDNRIYRGKKKLNKNAINLMLGERGI from the coding sequence ATGAAGTCTAATGATACAAATTTTATACGACGATTACAGCGACAAGAAGAAGATGCATTAGAATTCATAGTTGATAAATATTTGCCATTAATCAAAGGGGTAACTTATAAAATTCTCGCTCCCCTTAACAACAATGGTGTCATGGAAGAATGTATTAACGATGTTTTCCTTTCAATCTGGAACAATTCGAAAAAGTTCAATGGAGATTCGAATGATTTTAAAAAATGGATTTGTGCCATTGCTAAATTTAAATCCATTGACTATTACAGAAAAGCTAGTAAGAAAGTGGAGTTCACCTCAGATTATATAGATTTGAATACAGGAAAATCAGCAGAAGATGAACTAATGATGTTGGAAGATAGAACTGAACTAATCACGCTAATCAATCAATTAGAGCCTGTTGAACGAGATATTTTTATCATGAAGTTCTTCCTAGGTTTAAATACTGAGGAAATATCAACAAAACTCGGTATGACAAAAGCCGCGATAGATAATCGGATTTATAGAGGAAAAAAGAAACTTAATAAAAATGCTATAAACCTTATGTTGGGAGAGAGAGGAATATGA
- a CDS encoding ABC transporter ATP-binding protein codes for MIEVQSVTKKFAKFLALESISFEARQGEVLGLLGENGAGKTTTLRLISTSLKPTSGSIKVAGIDVVKNPYEARKKIGMLFGGETGLYERLTARENIAYFGQLYGYQKREINHRIDQLSEKFGMDGYINRKVGGFSKGMKQKVAIARSLIHDPEIILFDEPTSGLDITSANTIRQVIMDFKQEGKTVIFSSHIMGEVDRLCDRLVAIHKGKVCFEGSIEEIYNRYQHQDLDSIFTRLVGSV; via the coding sequence ATGATAGAAGTACAATCGGTAACTAAAAAGTTTGCAAAGTTTTTAGCGTTAGAATCTATTTCTTTTGAGGCGAGGCAAGGAGAAGTACTGGGTTTACTAGGAGAGAACGGGGCTGGGAAAACCACAACGTTAAGATTAATTTCCACAAGCCTAAAACCTACCTCTGGATCAATAAAAGTAGCTGGAATAGATGTAGTGAAAAATCCTTATGAGGCAAGAAAGAAAATAGGAATGTTGTTTGGCGGTGAAACCGGCCTTTATGAACGTTTGACAGCCCGTGAGAACATTGCTTACTTTGGCCAGCTTTATGGATATCAAAAACGAGAAATAAACCATAGAATTGATCAGTTGTCTGAAAAATTTGGGATGGATGGATACATAAACAGGAAGGTTGGAGGCTTTTCAAAAGGGATGAAACAAAAAGTGGCCATTGCACGCTCACTTATTCATGATCCAGAAATTATTTTATTCGACGAGCCTACCTCGGGTTTGGACATCACTTCGGCGAACACGATAAGGCAGGTAATTATGGACTTTAAACAGGAAGGAAAGACCGTTATATTCTCGAGTCATATTATGGGGGAAGTTGATCGGTTATGTGATAGATTGGTCGCTATCCACAAAGGAAAAGTTTGTTTTGAAGGCAGTATCGAGGAGATTTACAATCGATATCAACACCAGGATTTAGATTCTATTTTCACAAGATTGGTAGGTTCTGTATAA
- a CDS encoding DNA topoisomerase 3 produces MKTLVIAEKPDMGRNISAVIEPRAKNSRTYLEGDNYIITWAIGHLVGLAEPDAYDPKYKRWNFRDLPILPESFKIVPHPKTKDQLKTIGELAKRCDRIVNACDAGREGQYIFALIQQQLGLKQPVKRLWISDLTSESISRGFRELRDGAEFHDLTQAARARSEADWLIGMNASRAFTTRHNTLLSVGRVQTPVLALIYDRQKEIEAFDSLTYYDVKANFRQGTLEYMGSWQGDRLTSKEAAEKISTKVKGKKGTIDKYEVKETKEYPFKLYDLTLLQREANAKYSFSAKHTLDIAQALYEKHKVISYPRTNSNYVTEQNIEGMHKALHMLKSTSYKEMVEGADASLVHKNNKSVCNPTKVEDHHAILPTLKKPGSLSKDEQQLYDLIVIRFLSQFYPPALYKQHTVLSLVEGETFKTGIKELLSLGWKVLIKNEKTASKSGKGGKNEEEDENVEWNDRVFTIDKEQSVDCVDSEAKEKATQPPKSFTEGTLLKAMESAGKSIENDELRDAMKDSGLGTPATRAATIERLKKVGYITMQGKRITITQKGRSTIELIRLAGIELLTSPEMTGQWERRLHQISKGEAASEKFMDNVQKFTISIIDKVSTQRSAPPSLFGNEDNGKQEKGSRAISTATRKTSTSPSTKAAASSVPTQPGERQELGECPREGCVGHIIEGRKGYGCNRFKEGCGFVIWKEYEGKVITLSMLKSLLSSGRTQLLSFKDSDGESYKARIGLEDQATGKLRLELQI; encoded by the coding sequence TTGAAGACGCTTGTTATCGCCGAAAAACCAGATATGGGACGTAATATTTCTGCCGTGATTGAACCACGTGCGAAGAACTCTCGTACTTATTTGGAAGGAGACAATTATATTATAACGTGGGCGATTGGACATCTTGTTGGCTTAGCAGAGCCTGATGCATACGATCCCAAATATAAGAGATGGAATTTTCGTGACCTACCGATCTTACCAGAATCGTTCAAAATTGTGCCGCATCCTAAAACAAAGGATCAGCTTAAGACGATTGGGGAGTTGGCTAAGCGATGTGACCGCATTGTCAATGCCTGTGATGCCGGGAGAGAAGGTCAGTATATATTTGCATTGATACAGCAACAGCTAGGCCTTAAACAGCCTGTGAAGCGGCTCTGGATATCTGATTTAACCTCAGAAAGTATTTCGCGTGGATTCAGAGAGTTAAGGGACGGGGCAGAATTTCATGATTTAACACAAGCTGCACGTGCACGGAGTGAAGCAGATTGGTTAATCGGAATGAATGCATCACGAGCTTTTACAACGCGTCATAACACATTACTGTCAGTTGGACGAGTCCAGACCCCTGTTTTGGCGCTCATTTATGATCGCCAGAAGGAGATTGAAGCTTTTGATTCGTTAACCTATTACGATGTCAAAGCGAATTTTAGGCAGGGGACGTTAGAGTATATGGGTTCGTGGCAAGGGGATCGACTAACTTCAAAGGAAGCAGCTGAGAAGATCTCTACCAAAGTGAAGGGGAAGAAGGGGACGATCGATAAGTATGAGGTGAAGGAGACGAAGGAGTATCCTTTTAAATTATATGATCTGACACTGCTGCAACGGGAAGCGAATGCTAAATACAGCTTCTCCGCTAAGCATACCTTAGATATCGCTCAGGCACTTTATGAGAAACATAAAGTGATCTCGTACCCACGTACTAACTCTAACTATGTGACAGAACAGAATATTGAGGGTATGCATAAAGCTTTACATATGCTGAAATCGACCTCATACAAAGAAATGGTAGAAGGAGCAGATGCAAGCCTTGTTCACAAAAACAACAAGTCAGTCTGTAATCCAACCAAGGTAGAGGATCACCATGCGATTCTACCAACACTGAAGAAGCCCGGCTCACTAAGTAAAGATGAGCAGCAATTATATGATCTAATCGTTATTCGATTCTTATCACAATTCTACCCACCTGCGCTATATAAGCAGCACACTGTCCTTTCCTTAGTCGAAGGAGAAACGTTCAAGACGGGCATCAAGGAACTGCTTTCATTAGGCTGGAAGGTTCTGATTAAGAATGAGAAGACGGCGAGTAAGTCGGGTAAGGGTGGAAAGAACGAGGAAGAAGATGAGAATGTAGAGTGGAACGATCGTGTCTTCACAATCGATAAGGAGCAATCCGTGGATTGCGTCGATAGTGAAGCGAAAGAGAAGGCCACACAGCCGCCGAAGAGCTTCACCGAGGGTACACTTCTGAAAGCTATGGAGAGTGCTGGGAAGAGCATTGAGAATGATGAGTTACGGGATGCTATGAAGGATAGCGGACTTGGAACACCAGCTACACGCGCGGCAACCATTGAGCGTCTTAAAAAAGTAGGTTATATTACGATGCAGGGGAAAAGAATAACGATTACCCAAAAAGGTAGATCAACGATTGAGTTGATTCGTCTAGCAGGGATTGAATTACTTACATCGCCAGAAATGACAGGTCAATGGGAACGTCGGTTGCATCAGATTTCTAAAGGGGAAGCTGCCTCTGAGAAATTTATGGATAATGTTCAGAAATTCACGATATCTATTATTGATAAAGTATCTACACAACGATCTGCCCCACCTTCCTTATTCGGTAATGAAGACAATGGGAAGCAGGAGAAGGGGAGTCGTGCTATTTCTACGGCGACGAGAAAAACATCCACATCTCCATCAACTAAGGCTGCTGCATCCTCAGTTCCAACTCAACCTGGAGAAAGACAGGAGTTAGGTGAATGTCCTAGAGAGGGTTGTGTAGGGCATATTATAGAGGGCCGTAAAGGTTATGGCTGTAATCGTTTTAAAGAAGGTTGTGGGTTCGTGATATGGAAGGAATATGAAGGCAAGGTAATCACGTTATCTATGCTTAAGTCACTACTGTCTTCGGGACGAACACAGCTGCTGAGTTTCAAAGATAGCGATGGGGAATCTTACAAAGCCCGTATTGGGTTAGAGGATCAGGCTACGGGTAAGCTTAGGCTTGAACTGCAGATATAG
- the loaP gene encoding antiterminator LoaP — MSWYALFVESGQEDIVQQSLRSQFSHCIHKAVVPKRMLPEKRNGVFYDVTKKIFPGYVFIETRMNPRIFYELQRLPKFYKLVRNASYLIQRANKVTHNKEFLHEIDSENDQYDDLFTYIEDAEMNPIIQLLRKDDTIHYSQVSFQGNFLSVKSGPLVGLENSIRRIDKRKRRAKIGLNIMGVEKTIDVGIEIMNSD; from the coding sequence ATGAGTTGGTATGCCTTATTTGTAGAATCTGGACAGGAAGACATTGTACAGCAAAGCCTGCGCTCACAATTTAGCCACTGCATTCATAAAGCTGTAGTTCCCAAAAGAATGTTGCCGGAAAAAAGAAACGGGGTATTTTACGATGTTACCAAGAAAATTTTTCCCGGTTATGTTTTTATTGAAACAAGAATGAACCCCAGAATTTTTTATGAATTACAAAGGCTTCCCAAATTTTATAAGCTTGTAAGAAATGCTTCGTATCTTATACAAAGGGCTAACAAAGTTACTCATAATAAAGAGTTTCTCCATGAAATAGATAGTGAAAACGATCAATACGATGATCTTTTTACTTATATAGAAGACGCAGAAATGAACCCTATCATACAATTACTTAGAAAAGATGATACTATTCATTACTCTCAAGTATCTTTTCAAGGAAATTTTTTAAGCGTAAAATCGGGGCCTTTGGTCGGATTGGAAAATAGTATAAGAAGGATTGATAAGAGAAAACGCAGGGCAAAAATTGGTCTCAACATAATGGGGGTAGAGAAAACAATAGATGTGGGCATAGAAATCATGAATTCAGACTAA
- a CDS encoding winged helix-turn-helix domain-containing protein yields MNYEVKIDVSPIYELLGSFMVYVSNKWVDNLDMGPGWVHNVEQRLNPEIRSILATASAWPFSDYDVLYVWAGQRHNGNSIEAFLEQLLKSSDIELFDRVSPYLPTLALVDARRIRDDYVPVLKLWYEHYFKEIEDEIIPLIEEDALEKRTLLSKMDPENLIEYASGGLVIEDIPGLNTVVLFPTVHNRPINTYCFYTGMLLIQYPVDVPEKIDDEPPMCLTRMTYALSNSTRLRILRYVGEQPKSLMDMKHELDQPVDTLMHHLMILRVAGLLRIHLGEHNNDRFSIRAEGAAELQIFLESYIRL; encoded by the coding sequence ATGAACTATGAAGTTAAAATAGATGTATCCCCGATCTATGAACTACTGGGAAGCTTTATGGTATATGTCTCGAACAAATGGGTCGACAACTTAGATATGGGACCTGGATGGGTCCATAATGTGGAGCAGCGTCTCAACCCAGAGATTCGTTCGATTTTGGCTACCGCATCGGCTTGGCCCTTCTCCGACTATGATGTCTTGTACGTATGGGCTGGTCAAAGACATAATGGCAATTCCATTGAAGCTTTTCTAGAACAGTTACTAAAGTCTTCTGATATTGAGCTATTCGATAGGGTCTCACCTTATCTTCCAACATTAGCGCTAGTTGATGCCAGACGAATCAGAGATGATTACGTACCTGTGCTCAAGTTGTGGTATGAACATTATTTTAAAGAAATAGAAGATGAAATTATTCCACTAATTGAAGAAGATGCACTTGAGAAAAGAACTCTTTTGAGTAAGATGGACCCAGAGAATTTAATAGAATATGCTTCAGGTGGATTGGTCATTGAAGATATTCCGGGTCTAAATACGGTTGTTCTCTTCCCTACTGTTCATAATAGACCTATAAACACATACTGTTTCTATACTGGCATGCTACTTATCCAATATCCCGTAGATGTACCGGAAAAGATAGATGATGAACCACCGATGTGCCTTACACGTATGACTTATGCACTCTCTAATTCTACGCGACTACGTATACTGCGCTATGTCGGAGAACAACCTAAATCACTGATGGATATGAAGCATGAATTGGACCAACCCGTGGATACACTCATGCATCACTTAATGATTCTAAGAGTAGCTGGCCTACTCCGTATCCATCTAGGTGAACATAATAATGATAGATTTAGCATCCGAGCTGAAGGAGCAGCAGAACTCCAAATATTTCTAGAATCTTATATTCGTCTATAG
- a CDS encoding ABC transporter permease: protein MYLKDVGVVFKKEMVDLLRDKKTWLAVLIIPLLLNPLLLLLFSKLQGNISGEVSKNMPIAVVGSQSSIVNVLKKNPAIAISDENNPVEQLKTGQIRAIVEIDELFDKKIDSNESASIKIIFDSSNQKSIVASELLTTHLKTYNQELVNTRLEKLNISLSTMQPLVVETDSISTISRELMVLTFLLALILVMNCVSGVSVGAIDLIAGEKERGTLEQLLITPVNGISLLTGKLIATALFGVVSSLVTTLSMVLSVKLLPTMAGKAAANFTISDEFLTISNIFIIILLLVLLSVMFAALLLGISSLASTFKEAQTYFTPFLLVAVLPVFLTLNVNVNEISTVHLMIPVYNVVLVLKELMYGTQNFIHILVSVGSSVLFVLLSIVLFAQMFRRESIIVK from the coding sequence ATGTACCTAAAAGATGTAGGTGTGGTGTTTAAGAAAGAAATGGTTGATTTGCTTAGAGACAAGAAAACATGGTTAGCCGTTTTAATTATTCCCTTGTTGCTTAATCCTTTACTTTTACTATTATTCTCTAAATTACAAGGTAATATAAGCGGAGAAGTTAGCAAAAACATGCCAATAGCAGTTGTCGGTAGCCAATCCTCCATTGTTAATGTGCTGAAAAAGAATCCTGCGATAGCTATTTCCGATGAGAATAATCCGGTAGAACAATTAAAAACTGGGCAAATTCGAGCAATTGTCGAAATTGATGAGTTGTTTGACAAGAAGATAGATTCCAACGAAAGTGCCAGCATCAAAATTATATTTGATTCATCGAATCAGAAATCAATAGTTGCATCAGAACTACTAACAACTCATTTAAAAACGTACAATCAAGAGTTGGTTAACACAAGGCTTGAAAAGTTAAATATATCGTTATCCACCATGCAACCGCTGGTTGTAGAGACCGACAGTATATCCACCATTAGTAGAGAGCTTATGGTTCTAACATTTTTGCTTGCACTGATTCTAGTAATGAATTGTGTGTCTGGGGTTTCTGTAGGCGCCATAGATCTAATTGCGGGGGAAAAAGAACGGGGAACCTTGGAACAACTATTGATAACACCCGTAAATGGAATATCGTTATTAACGGGAAAATTAATAGCCACAGCATTATTTGGGGTAGTTAGTTCTTTAGTAACGACTTTAAGTATGGTTCTATCCGTGAAACTCCTTCCCACAATGGCAGGTAAAGCCGCTGCTAATTTTACAATTTCAGATGAATTTCTTACTATTAGTAATATTTTTATTATTATCTTGTTACTTGTCCTTCTTTCAGTTATGTTTGCTGCGCTGCTGCTAGGAATTAGTTCACTTGCTAGTACATTTAAAGAAGCTCAAACATACTTTACCCCATTTTTACTGGTTGCAGTACTTCCCGTATTTTTAACTCTAAATGTCAATGTGAATGAGATATCGACAGTCCATCTAATGATACCTGTTTATAATGTTGTTCTGGTTTTAAAAGAATTAATGTATGGCACCCAAAATTTTATCCATATCCTTGTGTCTGTTGGTAGTTCGGTATTATTTGTTTTATTATCTATTGTGTTGTTTGCACAAATGTTCCGGAGGGAATCTATCATTGTGAAGTGA